The sequence below is a genomic window from Actinokineospora baliensis.
CACGACTTCGACCTGGTGCAGCTCGCGCTGGTCCCGATGTTCCTGTTCTCGACGACCTTCTACCCGATCACGGTGTACCCCGAGGGTGTCCAGTTCGCGGTCAAGTGCTTCCCGCTCTACCACGCGATCGAGGTCATGCGGGCGCTGTGCACCGGGTTCGTCGACTTCTCCCTGGTCGGCCACCTCGCCTACTTCGCGGTGATGGCGGTCGTCGGGGTCGTCGTCGCGTCCCGGCGGCTCGGCAAGCTGCTGCTCGCCTGAAGGTCGCTGGGCCGAGAGGGTTACCCTGGTTCGCTGTGAGCGTCGAGTCAGTCTTCCCCCAACTTGAGCTGTTGCTGCCCAGGGTGTCCAAGCCGGTCCAGTACGTCGGCGGGGAGCTCAACGCCACCGTCAAGGAGTGGGACAGCACCACCGTGCGGTGGGCGCTGATGTACCCCGACGCCTACGAGGTGGGGCTGCCCAACCAGGGCGTCATGATCCTCTACGAGGTGCTCAACGAGATCCAGGACGTGCTGGCCGAGCGCACCTACGCGGTCTGGCCGGACCTGGAGAAGCTCATGCGGGAGCACGGCGTCCCGCAGTTCACCGTCGACGGGCACCGCCCGCTCGGCGCCTTCGACATGCTCGGCGTCAGCTTCTCCACCGAGCTCGGCTACACGAACATGCTCACCGCGCTCGACCTCGCCGGGATCCCGCTGCACGCCGCCGACCGCACCGAGGACCACCCGGTCGTGCTCGCGGGCGGGCACGCCGCCTTCAACCCGGAGCCGATCGCCGACTTCATCGACGCCGCGGTGCTCGGCGACGGCGAGGAAGCCGTCATCGAGATCACCGACATCATCCGGGCGTGGAAGGCCGAGGGCCGCCCCGGCGGCCGCGACGAGCTGCTGACCAGGATGGCCGAGACCGGCGGCGTCTACATCCCGCGCTTCTACGACGTCGCCTACCGCCTCGACGGCCACCTCGACTCCGTCACCGCCAACCGCCCCCGGGTCCCCGAGACCGTCGCCAAGCGCACCACCATGGACCTCGACGCCTGGCCGTACCCGAAGCAGCCGCTGGTGCCGCTGGCCGAGAGCGTGCACGAGCGGATGAGCGTGGAGATCTTCCGCGGCTGCACCAGGGGCTGCCGGTTCTGCCAGGCCGGGATGATCACCCGCCCGGTCCGCGAGCGCTCCATCGAGGGCATCGGCGCGATGATCCAGACCGGCCTGGCCAACAGCGGCTTCGAGGAGGTCGGCCTGCTCAGCCTCTCCAGCGCCGACCACTCCGAGATCGGCGAGATCACCAAGCAGCTCGCCGACCGCTACGAGGGCACCAACACCGGCCTGTCGCTGCCCAGCACCCGCGTCGACGCGTTCAACATCGATCTCGCCAACGAGCTCTCCCGCAACGGTCGCCGCTCCGGGCTGACCTTCGCCCCCGAGGGCGGCAGCGAGCGGATCCGCAAGGTCATCAACAAGATGGTGTCCGAAGAGGACCTCATCAAGACCGTCAGCGCCGCCTACGCGCAGGGGTGGCGGCAGGTGAAGCTGTACTTCATGTGCGGTCTGCCCACCGAGACCGACGACGACGTCCTGCAGATCGCCGAGATGGCCAAGAACGTCATCCGCGCCGGTCGGGCCGCCAGTGGTCGTAAGGACATCCGCTGCACGATTTCCATCGGCGGGTTCGTCCCCAAGCCGCACACCCCGTTCCAGTGGGCGTCGCAGTGCCACCCCGACGTG
It includes:
- a CDS encoding TIGR03960 family B12-binding radical SAM protein, with the translated sequence MSVESVFPQLELLLPRVSKPVQYVGGELNATVKEWDSTTVRWALMYPDAYEVGLPNQGVMILYEVLNEIQDVLAERTYAVWPDLEKLMREHGVPQFTVDGHRPLGAFDMLGVSFSTELGYTNMLTALDLAGIPLHAADRTEDHPVVLAGGHAAFNPEPIADFIDAAVLGDGEEAVIEITDIIRAWKAEGRPGGRDELLTRMAETGGVYIPRFYDVAYRLDGHLDSVTANRPRVPETVAKRTTMDLDAWPYPKQPLVPLAESVHERMSVEIFRGCTRGCRFCQAGMITRPVRERSIEGIGAMIQTGLANSGFEEVGLLSLSSADHSEIGEITKQLADRYEGTNTGLSLPSTRVDAFNIDLANELSRNGRRSGLTFAPEGGSERIRKVINKMVSEEDLIKTVSAAYAQGWRQVKLYFMCGLPTETDDDVLQIAEMAKNVIRAGRAASGRKDIRCTISIGGFVPKPHTPFQWASQCHPDVVDSRLRKLREAVNSDRDRSIGRNIGMRYHDGKPSLIEGLLSRGDRRIGKVIEAVWREGGRFDGWSEHFSYERWTSAAAAELEPLGVSLDWFTTRERLEAEVLPWDHLDSGLEKNWLWDDWQDALDEREQDDCRWTPCFDCGVCPAMGTDIEIGPTGRKLLPISPVGVGSPVRNPALTSS